The following proteins are co-located in the Rubidibacter lacunae KORDI 51-2 genome:
- a CDS encoding DUF3082 domain-containing protein: MTLPPTRSPDTSEARPINPWDCLLGAAISSGIALPLYLLTRSIAASYANKPIASGNQTAIAIGSAVRTLVVGGCTIATALFALSAVGLVLLAGQTLWQQKRSPRES; the protein is encoded by the coding sequence ATGACGTTACCACCAACTCGTTCCCCCGATACCTCCGAAGCGCGCCCCATCAACCCGTGGGATTGCCTGCTCGGGGCGGCAATTTCCAGCGGCATTGCCCTGCCGCTCTATCTCCTGACGCGCTCGATTGCCGCTAGTTACGCTAACAAGCCGATCGCCTCAGGCAACCAAACCGCGATCGCGATCGGCTCGGCCGTGCGCACGTTGGTGGTGGGCGGCTGCACGATCGCGACGGCACTGTTTGCCCTCTCGGCCGTCGGGTTAGTGCTGTTGGCTGGGCAAACACTGTGGCAACAGAAGCGATCGCCTCGCGAGTCCTGA
- a CDS encoding molybdenum cofactor guanylyltransferase, whose translation MTKEIAPTSATEPSIAAVVLAGGRSRRMGEDKALLVARDKPLLQHVCEVAIAVAQPVAVVAAEPERYRAIVPSGCQLVAEQPGFEGPLVGFARGLAAVRADADVDWVLALACDLPCLDASAVREWQLQLSALPDDRLAFLPRHPEGWWEALCGFYRGSCLPSLQAYAAAGGRSFQGWLDRCSVAELPVRDRAQFLNCNTPEDLERARQR comes from the coding sequence ATGACTAAAGAGATAGCCCCGACGTCCGCCACCGAACCTTCCATTGCTGCCGTGGTGCTGGCAGGCGGGCGCAGCCGCCGCATGGGCGAGGATAAGGCACTGCTGGTTGCACGCGATAAACCGCTCCTGCAGCACGTTTGTGAGGTCGCGATCGCCGTTGCGCAGCCGGTGGCGGTGGTGGCCGCAGAACCGGAACGTTACAGGGCGATCGTGCCTTCCGGTTGTCAACTGGTCGCCGAACAACCTGGATTTGAGGGACCGCTAGTTGGGTTCGCACGCGGATTGGCTGCGGTTCGGGCCGATGCGGATGTTGATTGGGTGTTAGCCCTAGCATGCGATTTACCGTGCTTGGACGCAAGCGCGGTTCGGGAATGGCAACTGCAACTATCAGCCTTGCCCGATGACCGCCTGGCGTTCTTGCCGCGCCACCCGGAGGGATGGTGGGAAGCACTGTGCGGGTTTTATCGCGGGTCGTGTTTGCCGTCACTACAGGCATACGCAGCAGCAGGCGGGCGTTCGTTTCAGGGTTGGCTCGACCGTTGCAGCGTAGCAGAGTTGCCCGTCCGCGATCGCGCCCAGTTCCTCAACTGCAATACCCCCGAAGACCTCGAGCGTGCGCGGCAGCGGTAG
- the csaB gene encoding polysaccharide pyruvyl transferase CsaB, producing the protein MTSRRALLCGYYGCGNAGDEALLAALLQMLPVEIEPVVLSANPAQTRALGVEAHSSRSAFAILRALNAADAFIWGGGSLIQDATSWRSPLYYCSLMALAQKRGLKTIAWAQGIGPINLPLTRWVARQTFAHCTAVSVRDRVSAQLLAEWEIPAAIAPDPVWALESKSLKGLLDLPVPRVAVTLRAHPLLTPERLQTLIAALVNFQKATRTCVLAVPFQPERDRAIAEAIVSTVPNAHLVSTTDPRELKGVFRGVELAIGMRLHSLIAAAAAGCRCFALSYDPKIDRLRTELNLPGWKLDELPEDAATMATTWLDFYANGNALTPMQVQSLSDRAGIHREVLLRVFADDDFPSFSTDI; encoded by the coding sequence ATGACGTCACGCAGAGCGCTTCTGTGCGGCTACTATGGGTGCGGCAACGCTGGCGACGAGGCTTTGCTAGCTGCACTCTTGCAGATGCTGCCCGTCGAGATCGAACCGGTAGTGCTATCGGCAAACCCCGCACAAACCCGAGCTCTTGGCGTCGAAGCACACTCCAGCCGCTCCGCATTTGCCATCTTGCGCGCTCTGAACGCTGCCGATGCATTTATCTGGGGAGGCGGCAGCCTGATACAAGATGCGACCAGTTGGCGGAGTCCGCTGTACTACTGCAGCTTGATGGCACTCGCACAAAAACGCGGGTTGAAGACAATTGCCTGGGCGCAAGGCATCGGACCCATCAATCTGCCTCTGACGCGCTGGGTAGCTCGCCAGACCTTCGCCCACTGTACTGCTGTCAGCGTGCGCGATCGCGTCTCGGCGCAGCTATTGGCAGAGTGGGAGATTCCCGCCGCGATCGCACCCGATCCAGTATGGGCACTGGAGAGCAAATCGCTCAAGGGATTGTTGGATCTCCCCGTTCCGCGCGTTGCAGTTACCCTGCGCGCCCATCCGTTGCTGACGCCCGAGCGCTTGCAAACCCTTATCGCTGCGCTGGTTAACTTTCAGAAGGCTACCCGCACCTGCGTTCTGGCCGTACCGTTCCAACCGGAGCGCGATCGCGCGATCGCCGAAGCAATCGTATCGACCGTCCCGAACGCTCATTTGGTAAGTACGACCGACCCGCGCGAGTTGAAAGGGGTGTTTCGCGGCGTCGAGCTGGCAATTGGCATGCGACTCCATAGCTTGATCGCAGCAGCAGCTGCAGGATGCCGGTGTTTTGCGCTCAGTTACGACCCTAAAATCGACCGCCTGCGCACCGAGTTGAATCTTCCCGGCTGGAAACTCGATGAATTGCCCGAAGATGCCGCAACCATGGCGACGACTTGGCTCGATTTCTATGCCAATGGCAACGCACTCACGCCGATGCAAGTGCAGTCCTTGAGCGATCGGGCGGGGATTCATCGCGAGGTATTGTTAAGGGTTTTTGCTGACGACGATTTCCCCAGTTTTTCCACCGATATTTAA
- a CDS encoding tetratricopeptide repeat protein — protein sequence MSARRVEPYQIVLLVLAVMGVSMFGRLLESGSTDGVFYNASPPVERDRLESRDETATAAPPEVVELLTAAERKQSGGDLDGAYTDLGRAIALQPDYAPAYAVRAAVLSSSGRFEEAHVDATRAIALEPDRALHHGNRAAIQAAAGNHAAAIADLDRALDLNPKSARFFSDRGLSYLALGDTELAIADFNQAIDLGPGKAEYYYWRATALHSAGDLTAGLKDCNRALQLDPNFAGARQLQAELLEAISTGDT from the coding sequence ATGTCCGCACGGCGCGTCGAACCCTATCAAATCGTCCTGCTCGTTCTTGCCGTTATGGGGGTCTCGATGTTCGGGCGCCTGTTGGAAAGCGGCAGTACCGACGGTGTCTTCTACAATGCTTCTCCACCAGTCGAGCGCGATCGCCTCGAATCGCGGGACGAAACTGCAACTGCAGCACCCCCAGAGGTAGTCGAGTTGCTGACGGCAGCCGAGCGCAAGCAGAGCGGTGGCGATCTCGACGGTGCCTACACCGACCTCGGCCGCGCGATCGCCCTCCAACCGGACTACGCTCCTGCATACGCTGTCCGCGCGGCCGTGCTCAGTAGTTCGGGACGGTTTGAGGAAGCTCACGTTGATGCCACCCGCGCGATCGCCCTCGAACCGGATCGCGCACTGCATCACGGCAATCGTGCGGCGATCCAAGCCGCTGCAGGCAACCACGCAGCTGCTATTGCAGACTTGGATCGCGCGCTCGACCTCAACCCCAAATCCGCACGCTTCTTTAGCGATCGCGGACTATCCTATCTGGCGTTGGGCGATACCGAATTGGCGATCGCCGACTTCAACCAAGCGATCGACCTCGGGCCCGGCAAGGCGGAATATTATTATTGGCGAGCCACTGCCCTTCACAGTGCGGGCGACCTCACTGCCGGTCTTAAAGACTGTAACCGCGCGCTCCAACTCGATCCAAATTTCGCTGGTGCTCGGCAGCTGCAAGCTGAACTGCTGGAGGCAATCAGCACGGGCGATACCTGA
- a CDS encoding serine hydrolase domain-containing protein, whose protein sequence is MRQFWAVQTFVRAILGGLLAWLAIASPAIALSGSISSFDNFADEAVRALMRRHGIPGAAVAIVADGEIVAAEGYGWGDRAQSMKVNAESTLFRVDGVSQVLTAIAALQQVERGALEIESDINTYLDRSALRAPDAISQTTADKPLVLGHLLSHTDGFDPGWSVGTLVRSPDDPISLARFLQERLRPRLLPPDEMFLDSEVGITLAGHLVEIATEQPFAEYVEQQIFLPLGMTHSSFTQPIPDYVRPNLARGYELKGGQFHPRPSASVNSFPATGLVTSATDMARLALALLQEGCFGGACILPADEVAQMQRRQFAPHPQLPGATYGFFERFVNGRRAIAQHGRADGFRSLLLLVPDENIGFFIACNRNADRFIADFTQSFFDRYFPARHGAPPTPTPTTDPRDLAGTYRLSSYSHLTLEKLAVALGRVPEVEAIVNRDGSLIVGDRRWVEIEPLLFRATESETLLTFRRDDRGRVQYLFIGDSVFGTMERLAWYEPTRVRRAIARGCTIAFVAGIVFAGLRHRRRERWARWSAIALSITNLIFAAGATAIVAHSQPWTFAYGLPLSVRFLCGLPALSLICWGVAVGAIASSKLPTFARLGYGSIAGAGAIFLLVLAYWNLLPIGAI, encoded by the coding sequence TTGAGGCAGTTCTGGGCAGTCCAAACATTCGTCCGAGCCATCTTAGGAGGGCTGCTCGCGTGGCTGGCGATTGCGAGTCCGGCAATCGCGCTATCGGGGAGTATTAGTAGCTTCGACAACTTTGCCGACGAGGCCGTGCGTGCGTTGATGCGACGGCACGGGATTCCTGGAGCAGCCGTTGCGATCGTGGCCGATGGCGAAATCGTCGCGGCGGAGGGCTACGGTTGGGGCGATCGCGCGCAAAGTATGAAGGTAAACGCAGAATCGACATTGTTTCGCGTCGACGGCGTGTCGCAGGTGCTAACGGCGATCGCAGCGTTGCAGCAGGTGGAGCGCGGTGCCCTGGAGATTGAGTCAGACATCAATACGTATCTCGATCGTTCAGCTTTAAGGGCTCCCGACGCAATTTCCCAGACCACTGCAGATAAGCCCCTCGTGCTCGGGCACTTGCTGTCCCATACAGACGGCTTCGATCCCGGTTGGAGCGTGGGGACGTTGGTGCGCTCGCCGGACGACCCGATCTCCCTCGCACGTTTTCTGCAGGAGCGATTGCGTCCGCGCCTGCTGCCACCGGACGAGATGTTTCTAGACAGCGAGGTGGGCATAACACTCGCCGGCCATCTGGTGGAAATAGCGACCGAGCAACCCTTTGCCGAATACGTCGAGCAGCAAATTTTCCTCCCCCTGGGCATGACGCACAGCAGCTTTACCCAGCCCATACCAGATTACGTGCGGCCCAATTTAGCCCGCGGCTACGAACTCAAAGGCGGTCAATTCCATCCGCGTCCGAGCGCATCGGTAAACAGTTTTCCAGCAACTGGACTGGTGACATCGGCAACGGACATGGCCCGACTGGCGCTTGCACTCTTGCAAGAGGGGTGCTTCGGGGGTGCCTGTATCCTGCCGGCAGACGAAGTCGCGCAGATGCAACGGCGGCAATTCGCACCCCATCCCCAGCTGCCCGGTGCAACGTACGGGTTCTTCGAGCGCTTCGTTAACGGCAGGCGCGCGATCGCCCAGCACGGCCGTGCCGACGGTTTCCGGAGCCTGTTGTTACTCGTCCCGGACGAGAACATCGGTTTTTTCATCGCCTGCAATCGCAATGCGGACAGGTTTATCGCCGATTTCACGCAGTCATTCTTCGATCGCTATTTCCCCGCCCGTCACGGCGCGCCCCCGACGCCCACACCGACGACAGACCCACGCGACCTCGCCGGCACCTATCGCCTCAGCAGCTATTCGCACTTAACGCTCGAGAAACTGGCCGTTGCTCTCGGTCGCGTGCCCGAGGTAGAAGCGATTGTCAACCGCGACGGCTCCTTGATCGTCGGCGATCGCCGCTGGGTTGAAATCGAACCGCTGCTGTTTCGGGCGACAGAATCCGAAACATTGCTGACCTTTCGCCGCGACGACCGCGGCCGCGTGCAGTATCTGTTTATCGGCGATTCTGTTTTTGGCACGATGGAGCGGCTGGCTTGGTACGAACCCACCCGCGTCCGCCGCGCGATCGCTCGCGGTTGCACGATCGCGTTTGTAGCAGGGATTGTTTTTGCGGGCTTGCGGCATCGCCGTCGCGAACGGTGGGCGCGGTGGAGCGCGATCGCCTTGAGTATCACTAACTTAATCTTTGCTGCTGGAGCAACTGCGATCGTGGCTCATTCGCAACCCTGGACGTTTGCCTATGGCTTGCCACTGAGCGTCCGATTTCTGTGCGGACTACCCGCGTTGTCACTGATCTGTTGGGGTGTTGCAGTCGGCGCGATTGCTTCAAGCAAACTACCGACGTTTGCGCGACTGGGTTACGGATCGATCGCGGGAGCGGGTGCTATTTTCCTGCTGGTGCTCGCATACTGGAACCTCTTGCCAATTGGAGCAATTTGA
- the proX gene encoding glycine betaine/L-proline ABC transporter substrate-binding protein ProX yields the protein MTTKRLLKPIAIAAALLLTGALGCQQPAADEVTGALDGDTTDSPSESATETPGAGTTVTAAYSVLEERFQTEIVNIGLEQLGYEIAEPKEIEYATMHVDIANGGTDFTAAHWQRLHSEFFKNSGDDDKLERVGTIVDNVLQGYAIDKRTVEVYGIANLQDLQNPEIAALFDTDGNGKANLTGCNPGWGCELVIEHHLAEYGLTETVEHDQGQYFALIADTIARYNQGEPVLYYTWTPLWVSGVLPPGEAVEWVEVPYTSLPEAQGDVSKDLTTAEGKNLGFAVDRQMVLSNDKFLAAHPAARRFFEQVAIPIEDISAQNQLMQDGEDGLDDIRRHAEAWITEHQEVFDRWLAAARQVN from the coding sequence ATGACAACCAAACGCTTGCTAAAGCCAATTGCCATTGCTGCTGCACTGCTGTTGACCGGCGCGCTTGGCTGTCAGCAGCCTGCTGCTGACGAAGTCACCGGTGCGCTCGACGGCGATACAACCGACTCCCCCAGCGAGAGCGCGACTGAAACACCGGGTGCGGGCACGACTGTTACAGCTGCCTACAGCGTTCTTGAAGAACGATTTCAAACCGAAATTGTCAACATCGGTCTCGAACAACTGGGTTACGAGATCGCCGAACCTAAGGAAATCGAATACGCGACCATGCATGTCGATATTGCCAACGGCGGCACCGATTTTACCGCCGCCCACTGGCAGCGATTGCACAGCGAGTTCTTCAAAAATAGTGGCGACGACGACAAGCTCGAGCGCGTCGGCACGATCGTCGATAACGTTCTTCAGGGGTACGCGATCGACAAACGTACTGTTGAGGTCTACGGAATTGCCAATCTCCAGGATCTCCAGAACCCCGAAATTGCCGCACTTTTTGATACCGACGGTAACGGTAAAGCTAACCTGACCGGCTGCAATCCTGGCTGGGGCTGCGAGCTCGTCATCGAGCACCATCTCGCAGAGTACGGTTTAACCGAGACAGTCGAGCACGACCAAGGGCAATACTTTGCCCTCATTGCTGACACGATCGCGCGCTACAACCAAGGCGAGCCAGTTCTCTACTACACGTGGACGCCCTTGTGGGTGAGCGGCGTCCTCCCACCGGGTGAAGCAGTTGAATGGGTGGAAGTGCCCTACACGTCACTGCCAGAGGCGCAAGGAGATGTATCCAAAGATTTAACTACAGCTGAAGGAAAGAACCTGGGCTTTGCCGTCGATCGCCAAATGGTATTGTCCAACGACAAGTTCTTGGCGGCGCATCCCGCCGCCCGCCGCTTCTTCGAGCAGGTGGCGATTCCTATCGAGGACATTAGCGCCCAAAACCAACTGATGCAGGATGGTGAGGACGGTCTCGACGATATCCGCCGCCATGCAGAAGCATGGATTACCGAGCATCAAGAAGTATTCGACCGCTGGTTGGCAGCTGCCCGCCAAGTGAATTAG